In Solanum stenotomum isolate F172 chromosome 6, ASM1918654v1, whole genome shotgun sequence, one DNA window encodes the following:
- the LOC125869430 gene encoding myb-related protein Hv1-like gives MSKSCYDPNKDKIQEAWSKDDSMANCCSKRIIFSKEEDDLIIRFHALLGDRWSLIAERLPEHSTIEVKNYWNSHLKLKLTKMGIDPMNYRIQEYVHKKNLEFFSSRNKGFDVEISDAESSSA, from the exons ATGAGCAAGTCTTGCTATGATCCTAACAAGGATAAAATACAAGAAGCTTGGTCTAAAGATGATA GTATGGCTAATTGTTGCTctaaaaggataattttttctAAGGAAGAAGATGATCTTATCATCAGGTTTCATGCTCTCCTTGGTGACAG GTGGTCACTTATAGCAGAAAGATTACCTGAGCATAGTACTATTGAAGTGAAGAATTATTGGAACTCCCatttaaaactaaaacttaCAAAAATGGGAATCGATCCAATGAATTATCGTATACAAGAGTATGTTCATAAGAAAAATCTCGAATTTTTTTCATCAAGAAATAAAGGATTCGATGTAGAAATTTCTGATGCTGAAAGTTCTTCTGcataa